In one Nocardioides luteus genomic region, the following are encoded:
- a CDS encoding FHA domain-containing protein: MQTLRVDVSGRALSFPPDKIVRIGRSIDADVVLSSSSVSRAHAELRPDPTGWKLVDVGSAGGTYVSGSRVTEVPLTGATEIQLGPAGPGSTITVTLDDAPVAAGAPRAQAPAPPPPPAGFAGPGATVAPPAGVPAATPAAPGYRPPPPPAPSADDGISEMTIAPGMARPGAPGQPPTPPTGPDLLLVAEGKEHRFRHPVTVTIGRAADNSVVLEDQGVSRQHARLVAKPGGWTFENASQTGSFLKGKPLAREEIDEETEIRLGHPVAGEILKVIPIYAAEVEVARAAARRRNKLLLWGGIGAAAAIVVIGLVVAMFVVPGGDSAAQDNGLTKDELNSAQRAAVWITYAPTEDTIAMGSGSIVTEDGKILTNAHVADPAKIPEYAAKGEVSPEFVNIHLTDPAEGYKVGEPDYVAKVIESDGEVDSAVVQIVADGEGNQVNPSSLDLPTISLGNSDAVDRGDFIATIGFPMLPKESFADKAGVLFQPPTVAEGNVATILSFEGEERAVFDVTARISSGNSGGAAVNDDGELVGVPTSIGWDESNVVTGQVIPLAQHIPILEAAGVDVSAARK, encoded by the coding sequence ATGCAGACGCTTCGCGTGGACGTATCGGGACGTGCGCTCAGCTTCCCGCCCGACAAGATCGTCCGAATAGGTCGCTCGATTGATGCCGACGTGGTGCTCTCGTCCTCCTCGGTCTCGCGTGCTCATGCCGAGCTCCGCCCGGACCCCACCGGGTGGAAGCTGGTCGACGTGGGCTCCGCCGGCGGGACGTACGTCTCCGGCAGCCGCGTCACCGAGGTGCCGTTGACCGGGGCGACCGAGATCCAGCTGGGCCCGGCGGGTCCGGGCTCGACGATCACCGTCACGCTCGACGACGCCCCGGTGGCGGCAGGGGCGCCGCGTGCCCAGGCCCCGGCTCCTCCGCCTCCGCCGGCCGGCTTCGCCGGTCCGGGCGCGACCGTGGCCCCGCCCGCGGGGGTGCCTGCAGCGACCCCCGCAGCTCCCGGCTACCGCCCGCCGCCGCCTCCGGCTCCGTCGGCGGACGACGGGATCTCGGAGATGACGATCGCCCCAGGGATGGCACGGCCGGGCGCTCCGGGGCAGCCGCCGACCCCGCCGACCGGTCCCGACCTGCTGCTGGTGGCCGAGGGCAAGGAGCACCGCTTCCGCCATCCGGTCACGGTGACCATCGGCCGCGCGGCCGACAACTCGGTCGTGCTGGAGGACCAGGGCGTCTCGCGCCAGCACGCCCGGCTGGTCGCCAAGCCTGGCGGCTGGACCTTCGAGAACGCCTCCCAGACCGGCTCCTTCCTCAAGGGCAAGCCGCTGGCGCGGGAGGAGATCGACGAGGAGACCGAGATCCGTCTCGGCCACCCGGTGGCCGGCGAGATCCTCAAGGTCATCCCGATCTACGCGGCCGAGGTGGAGGTCGCCCGTGCCGCCGCCAGGCGCCGCAACAAGCTGCTGCTGTGGGGCGGGATCGGCGCCGCGGCCGCGATCGTGGTCATCGGCCTCGTCGTCGCGATGTTCGTGGTGCCCGGCGGTGATTCGGCCGCCCAGGACAACGGCCTCACCAAGGACGAGCTCAACAGCGCCCAGCGGGCCGCCGTCTGGATCACCTACGCGCCGACCGAGGACACCATCGCGATGGGCTCCGGCTCGATCGTCACCGAGGACGGCAAGATCCTCACCAACGCCCACGTCGCCGACCCGGCGAAGATCCCGGAGTACGCCGCGAAGGGCGAGGTCTCGCCCGAGTTCGTCAACATCCACCTGACCGACCCGGCCGAGGGCTACAAGGTCGGCGAGCCCGACTACGTCGCCAAGGTCATCGAGTCCGACGGTGAGGTCGACAGCGCGGTCGTGCAGATCGTCGCCGACGGCGAGGGCAACCAGGTGAACCCGTCCTCGCTGGACCTGCCGACGATCTCGCTCGGCAACTCCGACGCGGTCGACCGCGGCGACTTCATCGCCACGATCGGCTTCCCGATGCTGCCGAAGGAGAGCTTCGCCGACAAGGCCGGCGTGCTCTTCCAGCCGCCGACCGTCGCCGAGGGCAACGTGGCGACCATCCTCTCCTTCGAGGGGGAGGAGCGGGCCGTCTTCGACGTCACCGCCCGGATCTCCAGCGGCAACTCCGGTGGCGCCGCGGTCAACGACGACGGCGAGCTCGTCGGCGTACCGACCTCCATCGGGTGGGACGAGAGCAACGTCGTCACCGGCCAGGTGATCCCGCTCGCCCAGCACATCCCGATCCTCGAGGCGGCCGGGGTGGACGTGTCCGCGGCGAGGAAGTGA
- a CDS encoding glycoside hydrolase family 3 protein, whose protein sequence is MRSHRQRGAIGGASALAGLLCATLLVTPASTAASATPTASSAATRAGHALPYKNPRLPTKTRVADLLARMTLAEKVGQMAQAERADVAADPAQIAELGLGSVLSGGGSTPAENTPEAWADTIDAFQEQALSTRLGIPLLYGVDSVHGHGNLNGATVFPHNIGLGATRDPKLAERIGHITAEETRASGPQWTFAPCICVARDDRWGRTYESFGEDPKLAAKMSQMIEGFQGDKGELDDPDRVLATAKHFAGDGFTTFGTGEGDYTIDQGITQASRAEFAKLALSPYVTAIKKHDVGSVMPSFSSVDWTEDGLGNPVKMHAHEELITGWLKEKQGFDGLVISDWRAIHQIPGTYAEQVAISVNAGVDLFMEPFSGDTVGYPQFIETLTAAVEDGAVPMARIDDAVSRILTAKFDLGLFEKPFTDRRNIDEIGSAAHRRVAREAVAKSQVLLKNGHHTLPLAGGDDVYVAGSKADSIGDQAGGWTITWQGNSTHQIPGDTVLDGIEAAAHGEVTHSPDASAPVPAGAHGVVVVGEHPYAEGFGDVGGPRWGYDPGENGVQRPALTMHLSDADTAAIETVCAAAATCTVLVISGRPMIIPPELLGQIDALVASWLPGSEGKGVADVLFGKRPFTGKLPVTWPRSVDQEPINIGDSDYDPLFAYGHGLRTHR, encoded by the coding sequence GTGCGATCACACAGACAGCGCGGCGCGATCGGTGGAGCCTCGGCTCTCGCCGGCCTGCTCTGCGCCACGCTCCTCGTCACTCCCGCGTCCACCGCGGCTTCTGCCACTCCCACCGCGAGCAGCGCGGCCACCCGCGCCGGCCACGCGCTGCCCTACAAGAACCCACGACTGCCCACCAAGACCCGCGTCGCCGACCTGCTCGCCCGGATGACGCTGGCCGAGAAGGTCGGCCAGATGGCCCAGGCCGAGCGCGCGGACGTCGCCGCCGACCCGGCTCAGATCGCCGAGCTCGGGCTCGGCAGCGTACTCTCCGGCGGCGGTTCGACCCCGGCCGAGAACACCCCGGAGGCCTGGGCCGACACGATCGACGCCTTCCAGGAGCAGGCGCTCTCGACCCGGCTGGGGATCCCGCTGCTCTACGGCGTGGACTCGGTCCACGGCCACGGCAACCTCAACGGCGCGACCGTCTTCCCGCACAACATCGGCCTCGGCGCGACCCGCGACCCGAAGCTCGCCGAGCGGATCGGCCACATCACCGCCGAGGAGACCCGCGCCTCCGGGCCGCAGTGGACCTTCGCCCCGTGCATCTGCGTCGCTCGCGACGACCGGTGGGGGAGGACGTACGAGTCCTTCGGGGAGGACCCCAAGCTCGCCGCCAAGATGTCCCAGATGATCGAGGGTTTCCAGGGCGACAAGGGGGAGCTCGACGACCCGGACCGGGTCCTGGCGACCGCCAAGCACTTCGCCGGCGACGGGTTCACGACCTTCGGCACCGGCGAGGGCGACTACACCATCGACCAGGGCATCACCCAGGCCTCGCGTGCCGAGTTCGCGAAGCTCGCGCTCTCGCCGTACGTCACCGCGATCAAGAAGCACGACGTCGGCTCCGTGATGCCCTCCTTCTCCAGCGTCGACTGGACCGAGGACGGCCTCGGCAACCCGGTCAAGATGCACGCCCACGAGGAGCTCATCACCGGCTGGCTGAAGGAGAAGCAGGGCTTCGACGGCCTGGTGATCTCCGACTGGCGGGCGATCCACCAGATCCCGGGGACGTACGCCGAGCAGGTGGCGATCTCGGTCAACGCCGGTGTCGACCTGTTCATGGAGCCGTTCTCCGGTGACACGGTCGGCTACCCGCAGTTCATCGAGACGCTGACCGCGGCGGTCGAGGACGGTGCCGTCCCGATGGCCCGCATCGACGATGCGGTCTCCCGCATCCTGACCGCGAAGTTCGACCTCGGCCTCTTCGAGAAGCCGTTCACCGACCGGCGCAACATCGACGAGATCGGCAGCGCCGCCCACCGTCGCGTCGCGCGCGAGGCGGTGGCGAAGTCGCAGGTCCTGCTGAAGAACGGGCACCACACGCTCCCGCTCGCCGGCGGCGACGACGTCTACGTCGCGGGCAGCAAGGCCGACAGCATCGGCGACCAGGCCGGTGGCTGGACGATCACCTGGCAGGGCAACTCGACCCACCAGATCCCCGGCGACACTGTCCTCGACGGCATCGAGGCCGCGGCCCACGGCGAGGTGACCCACTCGCCCGACGCCTCCGCACCGGTCCCCGCCGGGGCGCACGGTGTCGTGGTCGTCGGCGAGCACCCGTACGCCGAGGGCTTCGGTGACGTCGGTGGCCCGCGCTGGGGCTACGACCCGGGCGAGAACGGCGTGCAGCGGCCGGCGCTGACGATGCACCTCAGCGACGCCGACACCGCGGCGATCGAGACGGTCTGCGCGGCCGCGGCGACCTGCACGGTGCTGGTGATCTCCGGGCGTCCGATGATCATCCCGCCCGAGCTGCTCGGCCAGATCGATGCGCTGGTGGCCTCCTGGCTGCCGGGCAGTGAGGGCAAGGGCGTCGCCGATGTGCTCTTCGGCAAGCGTCCCTTCACCGGGAAGCTCCCGGTGACGTGGCCGCGCTCGGTCGACCAGGAGCCGATCAACATCGGCGACTCGGACTACGACCCGCTGTTCGCCTACGGCCACGGCCTGAGGACCCACCGATAG
- the ffh gene encoding signal recognition particle protein: MFATLSDRLATTFKNIRGKGRLTDADIDATAREIRIALLEADVALPVVREFVARVKERARGEEVSQALNPAQQIVKIVNDELVTILGGETRRLRYAKTGPTVIMLAGLQGAGKTTLAAKLALWLKEQGKAPLLVAADLQRPNAVNQLQVNGERVGVPVYAPQPGNGVGNPVDVARDAVEEAKRKLHDVVIVDTAGRLGIDEELMKQAADIKAAVNPDEVLFVVDAMIGQDAVNTAQAFLDGVGYDGVVLTKLDGDARGGAALSIVQITGKPVMFASNGEKMTDFDLFHPDRMAGRILDMGDMLTLIEQAEKTFDQAQAQQDAAKIASGEFTLEDFLKQMQQLQKLGSMSKLMGMLPGMGQFREQLDNFDDREIDRIKAIIQSMTPAERANPKILDGSRRARIAKGSGRQVSDVNQLIQRFTEASKMMKQLASGGGMPGMPGAPGAGFGKRAGAKQVAQKKKGKGARKSGNPAKAAQQAKAEAEKKPAAANPFGVPGGEEIDYEKAAADLNLPADFSKFLK, translated from the coding sequence TTGTTCGCCACGCTCTCCGACCGGCTCGCCACGACGTTCAAGAACATCCGGGGCAAGGGCCGCCTCACCGATGCCGACATCGACGCCACCGCTCGCGAGATCCGCATCGCGCTGCTCGAGGCCGACGTCGCGCTGCCGGTGGTGCGCGAGTTCGTCGCCCGGGTCAAGGAGCGGGCACGCGGCGAGGAGGTCAGCCAGGCGCTGAACCCCGCCCAGCAGATCGTCAAGATCGTCAACGACGAGCTGGTCACGATCCTGGGTGGCGAGACCCGCCGGCTCCGCTACGCCAAGACCGGCCCGACCGTCATCATGCTCGCGGGTCTGCAGGGTGCCGGTAAGACCACCCTGGCCGCGAAGCTCGCGCTGTGGCTGAAGGAGCAGGGCAAGGCCCCGCTGCTGGTGGCCGCCGACCTGCAGCGGCCCAACGCGGTCAACCAGCTCCAGGTCAACGGTGAGCGCGTCGGCGTCCCGGTCTACGCGCCCCAGCCCGGCAACGGTGTCGGCAACCCGGTCGACGTGGCCCGCGACGCCGTCGAGGAGGCCAAGCGCAAGCTCCACGACGTGGTCATCGTCGACACCGCCGGCCGCCTCGGCATCGACGAGGAGCTGATGAAGCAGGCCGCCGACATCAAGGCGGCGGTCAACCCCGACGAGGTCCTCTTCGTCGTCGACGCCATGATCGGTCAGGACGCGGTCAACACCGCGCAGGCCTTCCTCGACGGCGTCGGCTACGACGGTGTGGTCCTCACCAAGCTCGACGGTGACGCCCGCGGTGGTGCCGCGCTCTCCATCGTCCAGATCACCGGCAAGCCGGTCATGTTCGCCTCCAACGGCGAGAAGATGACCGACTTCGACCTGTTCCACCCCGACCGGATGGCCGGCCGCATCCTCGACATGGGCGACATGCTCACCCTGATCGAGCAGGCCGAGAAGACCTTCGACCAGGCGCAGGCCCAGCAGGACGCGGCCAAGATCGCGAGCGGCGAGTTCACGCTCGAGGACTTCCTCAAGCAGATGCAGCAGCTCCAGAAGCTCGGCTCGATGTCGAAGCTGATGGGCATGCTGCCGGGGATGGGCCAGTTCCGCGAGCAGCTCGACAACTTCGACGACCGTGAGATCGACCGGATCAAGGCGATCATCCAGTCGATGACCCCGGCCGAGCGCGCCAACCCGAAGATCCTCGACGGCTCCCGCCGCGCCCGCATCGCGAAGGGCTCCGGCCGCCAGGTCTCCGACGTCAACCAGCTCATCCAGCGCTTCACCGAGGCGTCGAAGATGATGAAGCAGCTCGCCTCCGGCGGCGGCATGCCCGGGATGCCCGGCGCGCCCGGTGCCGGCTTCGGCAAGCGCGCCGGCGCCAAGCAGGTCGCGCAGAAGAAGAAGGGCAAGGGCGCGCGCAAGTCCGGCAACCCGGCCAAGGCCGCCCAGCAGGCCAAGGCCGAGGCCGAGAAGAAGCCGGCCGCCGCCAACCCGTTCGGAGTGCCCGGCGGCGAGGAGATCGACTACGAGAAGGCAGCCGCCGACCTCAACCTGCCCGCGGACTTCTCCAAGTTCCTGAAGTAG
- a CDS encoding [protein-PII] uridylyltransferase, which yields MTAEGRAARTAEADEQCAKAYAAAGGPEVGVALVAVGGYGRGELAPFSDWDLVLVHDDAVPPGPVAEQVWYPLWDAAPKLDHSVRSFSEMLSASTGDLRVALGLLDIRHLAGDRGLVLRLRTTMLAHWRKHARSLLPELRTMSVERHRRAGELAHASVPDLKEMYGGLRDAVVIKAIVATWLVDVPAVDLEKSRRALLDVRDFVQEIAGRATDRVVPEMWDQLAERLELADARTAQAHVRTIGRRITHLSRLAWRRVDGVLERSRPGAPRRPRLSPLGGGLALASGEVVLVPGARPSRDPLMLLRASALAAEHGVALAPPTAARLARDTPALPEPWPEEARRLFLRLVGAGRGLLAVWETLEETGAVARILPEWERIRLLPHASIIHRFTVDRHTIEACIEAVALLPRVARPDVLLVAALLHDIGKGSLTEHSVAGEPIARRIATRMGFPDEEVELISLLVRWHLLLSTTATTRDPDDPATVDLVVDTMGDAEALALLTALTEADARATSAQAWTSWRARLILDLSRRAARVLDTGIAAGERPQAAVEIPESVRAGAASFRAEPLADGARVWVIAPDRLGLLADLAATFAVARLPVRACRAWQQAGFGVSVWDLDDSYVDAAVLRTRFSAITEGRLDPAARLAPSAAARGSEPSVVVRPEASSKATVLEVRTIDRPGVVYTVAAALARMEIAVRSAHISTLGPQAVDVFYLQEAHAGALAEQRAAEAAHAVRAALEY from the coding sequence GTGACCGCTGAGGGCCGGGCGGCGCGCACAGCCGAGGCCGACGAGCAGTGCGCCAAGGCGTACGCCGCGGCCGGCGGCCCCGAGGTCGGGGTCGCCCTGGTCGCGGTCGGGGGATACGGGCGCGGGGAGCTCGCGCCCTTCTCCGACTGGGACCTCGTCCTGGTGCACGACGACGCCGTCCCGCCCGGGCCGGTGGCCGAGCAGGTCTGGTATCCGCTCTGGGACGCCGCGCCCAAGCTCGACCACTCGGTGCGCTCCTTCTCCGAGATGCTCTCCGCCTCGACCGGCGACCTCCGCGTCGCCCTCGGACTGCTCGACATCCGGCACCTCGCCGGCGACCGCGGGCTGGTGCTGCGGCTGCGTACGACGATGCTGGCGCACTGGCGCAAGCACGCCCGGTCCCTGTTGCCCGAGCTGAGGACGATGAGCGTGGAGCGACACCGGCGCGCCGGTGAGCTCGCGCACGCCTCGGTGCCCGACCTGAAGGAGATGTACGGCGGGCTGCGGGACGCGGTGGTGATCAAGGCGATCGTGGCGACCTGGCTGGTCGACGTGCCCGCGGTCGACCTGGAGAAGTCGCGCCGGGCCCTGCTCGACGTGCGTGATTTCGTGCAGGAGATCGCCGGCCGGGCCACCGACCGGGTCGTGCCGGAGATGTGGGACCAGCTCGCCGAGCGTCTCGAGCTGGCCGACGCACGCACCGCGCAGGCCCACGTACGCACCATCGGCCGCCGCATCACCCACCTCTCCCGCCTGGCCTGGCGGCGGGTGGACGGGGTGCTCGAGCGGTCGCGTCCCGGAGCGCCGCGCCGTCCCCGGCTCTCGCCGCTGGGAGGCGGGCTGGCGCTCGCCTCCGGCGAGGTGGTGCTGGTGCCGGGCGCCCGCCCGTCGCGGGACCCGCTGATGCTGCTGCGCGCCTCGGCGCTCGCCGCCGAGCACGGGGTGGCGCTGGCGCCGCCGACCGCCGCCCGGCTGGCCCGCGACACCCCGGCGCTGCCCGAGCCGTGGCCGGAGGAGGCACGTCGTCTCTTCCTGCGGCTGGTGGGGGCCGGGCGTGGCCTTCTCGCGGTCTGGGAGACGCTCGAGGAGACCGGCGCGGTCGCCCGGATCCTGCCCGAGTGGGAGCGGATCCGGCTGCTCCCGCACGCCTCGATCATCCACCGCTTCACCGTCGACCGGCACACCATCGAGGCCTGCATCGAGGCGGTCGCGCTGCTGCCGCGCGTGGCCCGGCCGGACGTGCTGCTCGTCGCGGCGCTGCTCCACGACATCGGCAAGGGCTCGCTGACCGAGCACAGCGTCGCGGGGGAGCCGATCGCCCGCCGGATCGCCACCCGGATGGGCTTCCCGGACGAGGAGGTCGAGCTGATCTCGCTGCTGGTGCGCTGGCACCTGCTGCTCTCCACGACCGCGACCACCCGCGACCCGGACGACCCGGCGACCGTCGACCTCGTGGTCGACACGATGGGCGACGCGGAGGCGCTCGCGCTGCTCACCGCCCTTACCGAGGCCGACGCGCGGGCGACCAGCGCCCAGGCCTGGACCAGCTGGCGGGCCCGGCTCATCCTCGACCTCTCCCGCCGGGCCGCGCGCGTGCTCGACACCGGCATCGCCGCAGGGGAGCGGCCCCAGGCCGCCGTCGAGATCCCCGAGAGCGTACGTGCCGGGGCGGCCTCCTTCCGCGCCGAGCCGCTCGCCGACGGTGCCCGGGTCTGGGTGATCGCGCCCGACCGGCTCGGGCTGCTCGCCGACCTGGCCGCCACCTTCGCGGTCGCCCGGCTGCCCGTCAGGGCGTGTCGCGCCTGGCAGCAGGCAGGCTTCGGGGTGAGTGTGTGGGACCTCGACGACTCCTACGTCGACGCCGCGGTGCTGCGTACCCGCTTCTCGGCCATCACCGAGGGCCGGCTCGACCCGGCCGCCCGGCTGGCGCCGAGCGCGGCCGCGCGGGGGAGCGAGCCGTCGGTCGTCGTACGCCCCGAGGCGTCCAGCAAGGCCACCGTCCTCGAGGTGCGCACGATCGATCGCCCCGGGGTCGTCTACACCGTCGCCGCCGCGCTCGCGCGGATGGAGATCGCCGTCCGCTCCGCTCACATCTCCACCCTCGGCCCGCAGGCCGTCGACGTGTTCTACCTGCAGGAGGCCCACGCCGGCGCTCTGGCCGAGCAGCGGGCGGCCGAGGCGGCGCATGCGGTGCGCGCGGCCCTCGAGTACTGA
- a CDS encoding P-II family nitrogen regulator, with protein sequence MKLVTAVIKPHKWEDVRVALEAVGVTGMTVSEVSGYGRQKGHTEVYRGAEYDVALVPKIRIEIAVPDEEVESVVSAIETSAKTERIGDGKVWVSPLETIVRVRTGDRDDAAI encoded by the coding sequence ATGAAGCTCGTCACCGCAGTGATCAAACCCCACAAGTGGGAGGACGTTCGCGTCGCCCTGGAAGCTGTCGGTGTCACCGGCATGACCGTCTCGGAGGTCTCCGGCTACGGCCGGCAGAAGGGCCACACCGAGGTCTACCGCGGCGCTGAGTACGACGTCGCCCTGGTGCCGAAGATCCGCATCGAGATCGCCGTTCCCGACGAGGAGGTCGAGTCGGTGGTCAGCGCCATCGAGACCTCGGCGAAGACCGAGCGCATCGGCGACGGCAAGGTCTGGGTCTCCCCGCTGGAGACCATCGTGCGCGTGCGCACCGGCGACCGCGACGACGCCGCCATCTGA
- a CDS encoding P-II family nitrogen regulator — protein sequence MKLVTAVIKPHKWEDVREALEAFGVTGMTVSEVSGYGRQKGHTEVYRGAEYDIALVPKIRIEIVVEDEDAADVVGIVVKTAQTGRIGDGKVWLSPIESVVRVRTGARDVEAL from the coding sequence GTGAAGCTCGTGACCGCAGTGATCAAACCCCACAAGTGGGAGGACGTGCGCGAGGCCCTGGAGGCCTTCGGCGTGACCGGGATGACCGTCTCGGAGGTCTCCGGCTACGGCCGGCAGAAGGGCCACACCGAGGTCTACCGGGGAGCCGAGTACGACATCGCCCTGGTGCCGAAGATCCGCATCGAGATCGTGGTGGAGGACGAGGATGCGGCGGACGTCGTGGGGATCGTCGTGAAGACCGCACAGACCGGACGGATCGGCGACGGGAAGGTCTGGCTCAGCCCGATCGAGTCCGTCGTCCGCGTACGGACCGGGGCGCGCGACGTAGAGGCGCTCTGA
- a CDS encoding class I SAM-dependent methyltransferase, with product MSHYAVEIDLDHPNTSHVQVLDLAGSTASAGEVKRVLDVGCWTGEIGRILTERGCTVTGIEIDREAASLAEKVLDKVVVADLDATPLTEIVEPGSFDVVIFADVLEHLVDPRAALEQARDLLAPGGRVVISIPNVTHGSLRLALLQGRWQTTDTGLLDRTHIKFYSREGLLELFAEAGYAVEDLRGTTADPLNVEVAVDPDLLPDVAVEWVRQQRDALVYQFQLAARPLADGEVPPAPPELVQAAPADEVRLRDAHTRQFEEVTRSRLATRDHILGIQASANSAQARVGTLSKQLRESREVNRRRRERIERLRGKVAGLEADLTYANRHPVRNFGRRVVRRLRRAAQS from the coding sequence ATGTCGCACTACGCCGTCGAGATCGACCTCGATCACCCCAACACCAGCCACGTCCAGGTTCTCGACCTGGCTGGGTCGACCGCCTCGGCGGGCGAGGTGAAACGCGTCCTCGACGTCGGCTGCTGGACCGGCGAGATCGGCCGGATCCTCACCGAGCGCGGCTGCACCGTCACCGGTATCGAGATCGACCGCGAGGCGGCGAGCCTGGCCGAGAAGGTCCTCGACAAGGTGGTCGTCGCCGACCTCGACGCGACGCCGCTGACCGAGATCGTCGAGCCCGGCTCCTTCGACGTGGTGATCTTCGCCGATGTCCTCGAGCACCTCGTCGACCCGCGGGCGGCGCTGGAGCAGGCCCGTGACCTGCTCGCCCCCGGCGGCAGGGTGGTCATCTCGATCCCCAACGTCACCCACGGCTCGCTCCGCCTCGCCCTGCTGCAGGGCCGCTGGCAGACCACCGACACCGGCCTCCTGGACCGCACCCACATCAAGTTCTACTCGCGCGAGGGGCTGCTCGAGCTCTTCGCGGAGGCGGGCTACGCGGTCGAGGACCTGCGCGGCACCACCGCCGACCCGCTCAACGTCGAGGTCGCGGTCGACCCCGACCTGCTTCCCGACGTCGCGGTGGAGTGGGTGCGTCAGCAGCGTGACGCGCTGGTCTACCAGTTCCAGCTCGCCGCCCGGCCGCTCGCCGACGGGGAGGTCCCGCCCGCGCCGCCCGAGCTCGTCCAGGCCGCCCCGGCCGACGAGGTGCGGCTCCGCGACGCCCACACCAGGCAGTTCGAGGAGGTCACCCGCTCCCGGCTGGCCACGCGCGACCACATCCTCGGCATCCAGGCCTCCGCCAACTCCGCCCAGGCCCGGGTCGGCACCCTGTCCAAGCAGCTGCGCGAGTCCCGCGAGGTCAACCGGCGCCGCCGCGAGCGCATCGAGCGCCTCCGCGGCAAGGTCGCCGGCCTCGAGGCCGACCTGACCTACGCCAACCGCCACCCGGTGCGTAACTTCGGCCGCCGGGTCGTCCGCCGCCTCCGCCGCGCCGCCCAGTCGTAG
- a CDS encoding glycosyltransferase family 2 protein yields MPSPRLSLITAVYNPPADAFEDTIASVLGQSYEDWEWILSDDRSPQPWVLPRLRELAAKEPRVRIVERAENGGIVAASNSSLAEASGELVALLDHDDVLEPNAMAKMVAAYDRFDDLDYAYSDQDLMSDAGELRDAYYKPDWSPERLRHHNYCTHFSVFRRSVVEEVGGFREGFDGSQDHDLVLRVSERARRIVHVPGVLYHWRQVPGSAAADNHAKPYAWDAGVRAVQAHLDRLGIRARATHGVSPGLYRVEREPDLDTPVSVIIPTIGTSAIVWGEKRAMVVETVRSVVAATKHRDVEFVIVYDTPTPAPVLEALRAIEGADIKLVEFTEKFSFSAKCNVGAAHARGDVLIFLNDDMEAYSEGVIEQLIAPLREPDVGMTGPKLLFEDLRIQHAGLIYGSGTITHAYYRARPEERGNHGELHINRETSALTGACVAMRREVFFDAGGFSERLPVNYNDVDLCLKVRRSLGLRLVWLHDVVLFHFESVSRDNAVHDWEKDFVNNRWGNYMDVRERYSNGIR; encoded by the coding sequence ATGCCATCGCCCCGGCTGTCCCTGATCACCGCTGTCTACAACCCGCCCGCCGATGCCTTCGAGGACACCATCGCCTCGGTCCTCGGCCAGTCCTACGAGGACTGGGAATGGATCCTCAGCGACGACAGATCACCGCAGCCCTGGGTGCTGCCGCGGCTGCGCGAGCTGGCCGCGAAGGAGCCGCGGGTGCGGATCGTGGAGCGCGCCGAGAACGGCGGCATCGTGGCCGCGTCGAACTCCTCGCTGGCCGAGGCGAGCGGCGAGCTGGTCGCCCTGCTCGACCACGACGACGTGCTCGAGCCGAACGCCATGGCGAAGATGGTCGCCGCCTACGACCGGTTCGACGACCTCGACTACGCCTACAGCGACCAGGACCTGATGAGCGACGCGGGCGAGCTCCGCGACGCCTACTACAAGCCCGACTGGTCCCCGGAGCGGCTGCGCCACCACAACTACTGCACCCACTTCTCCGTGTTCCGCCGCTCCGTCGTGGAGGAGGTCGGCGGCTTCCGGGAGGGCTTCGACGGCTCCCAGGACCACGACCTCGTGCTGCGGGTCAGCGAGCGTGCCCGGCGCATCGTCCACGTCCCCGGAGTGCTCTACCACTGGCGCCAGGTGCCGGGCTCGGCCGCCGCGGACAACCACGCCAAGCCCTACGCCTGGGACGCCGGCGTACGCGCGGTCCAGGCCCACCTGGACCGGCTCGGGATCCGGGCGAGGGCCACCCACGGCGTCTCGCCCGGCCTCTACCGGGTCGAGCGGGAGCCCGACCTGGACACCCCGGTCAGCGTGATCATCCCGACCATCGGCACCAGCGCGATCGTGTGGGGAGAGAAGCGGGCGATGGTCGTCGAGACCGTCCGCTCCGTGGTCGCCGCCACCAAGCACCGCGACGTCGAGTTCGTGATCGTCTACGACACCCCCACCCCAGCCCCGGTGCTCGAGGCGCTGAGGGCGATCGAGGGCGCCGACATCAAGCTCGTCGAGTTCACCGAGAAGTTCAGCTTCAGCGCCAAGTGCAACGTCGGCGCCGCGCACGCCCGCGGCGACGTGCTGATCTTCCTCAACGACGACATGGAGGCCTACTCCGAGGGCGTCATCGAGCAGCTGATCGCGCCGCTGCGCGAGCCCGACGTCGGGATGACCGGCCCCAAGCTGCTCTTCGAGGACCTCCGCATCCAGCACGCCGGCCTGATCTACGGCAGCGGCACCATCACCCACGCCTACTACCGGGCCCGCCCCGAGGAGCGCGGCAACCACGGCGAGCTGCACATCAACCGGGAGACCTCCGCGCTCACCGGCGCGTGCGTCGCGATGCGGCGCGAGGTCTTCTTCGACGCCGGCGGGTTCAGCGAGCGGCTACCGGTCAACTACAACGACGTCGACCTGTGCCTCAAGGTCCGTCGCTCACTGGGCCTGCGCCTGGTCTGGCTCCACGACGTCGTCCTCTTCCACTTCGAGTCGGTCAGCCGCGACAACGCGGTCCACGACTGGGAGAAGGACTTCGTCAACAACCGGTGGGGCAACTACATGGACGTACGCGAGCGCTACTCCAACGGCATCCGCTGA